Within Chitinispirillales bacterium, the genomic segment CGTTATCCGTTTCGCCTGTTGTCGTATCTGTCGCAAAACCGGAGTATCCTATCATTGTTTTTAAGATGTCAAACACACTGCCTACCGAATCTATACCGCTTCTTTTAACAGAAACCACGTCGGTTATCTCTTTTTCATCATCCTCCGGATCTTCTTCGTATTTCTTTTTCGTCAAAGCGACATTAAGCGGCTTCTTTACTATTTCGTAGGCAATCGTATTGTTAGTCAAAACAAAATTGTTACGAATCGCCTGAGATTCTATTTCCACCGAAGCCTTATACAGTCCGTCATATACGCCTACCGCCGCTTGCCCGCCGTAAACCAGCAAACTAAGAGTATCGTATTTCTCTTCCCCCGTTTTAATCTTTGCTGTCGGAGCCTGAACCATCTTGTTATACACAAACGGTCCCGTATTTTCCCATTCTACCTTAATGTCCTTCTTAACGATAACATACGGTGTAGTATTACCAGTTAAGGTTATGTTGGCGTTAGGAGTCGTCAATATCGCTTCTGCATAATAAGTCCCGACGTTTATGCTCTCAAAATAAGGCGCAGCCTTTACCGGAAATGCAGGGTCGGTGCTTACGGCTGTCGGCACCTGTTGCTCGCCGTTATAAGTAAATGTCGTATTCTGCCATGTTACCAGAATAACTTTAGGATTGACGGTGTATTGCGCTATATTGCCCGTCAAAATAATGTTTGTATCGGGAGATACCGCTTCGGCGTTATAACTTCCGATATTTGCCTGTCTTGTTTCCGGTTTTACATCTATGAGAAATCTTGAGTCGCTACTTATCGGTGTAGGCGCCTGTTGTTGCCCGTTCCACAAAAGCGTCGTGTTATACCAGTTTATCGAAATCTTTCGCTTTGCGATTGTAAAATTCAATTCTCTTTCGCCAAGGTATTCATATTCGTCTTTGCCTGTTATCGTTGCGGTTGCTGTTCCCGCGTTTACGTTGTTTTGATACTTGGCGTCAAAGTTTACTTTCTCGTATAATTTAACCCACGTGCCGCCAGAAAGAAGTTCTACAGTTCCAAGCGTCTTTTCCGTGTTGTCATAAACGTATTCTATTTCGGACAAACCGACTCTGTCGCCGCCATATACCGCATAAAGCGTGATATCCTGCACTACTCTGTCGGTTGAGAAATTCCACGGATATTTACCGTCAACGTCTTTAAACCAGCCGAAAAATACATTGTCCTCTTTTTCAGGGTTAGCGGCGAGTTTGCCGAGCAATTCGTAATAGTTTACCGTGACTGGCGGCGGAGTTGTCGTGCCACCTTGCGAATTAAACGTTACCTTGCATGGTATCGGAATCCATTTTGCCCAATACTCTCTGGATCCTATACTTTTATTAGGTATTTCCATAACAGGTGAGCCGGAAAATTCGGCGTTGTCAAACCATCCGCCAAAGGTATAGCCTATTTTTGTCGGCGATTTAAGCGTAATTGTCGGACTCTCGTATGTATAACTTGCAGGATTTGGATTACCGTCTTCATACGTCCCATCGTACATTTCGTACTTTATCGTGTATGTTTCAGGTGTCCATTTGGCGTAAAGTGTAGTATTTGCTGTTACTTTGTCACTGCTAAAAATCCATTGATTACTGCATCCTGACTCTTTATACCATCCGCCAAAGGTATAACCAGGTCTTGTCGGGTT encodes:
- a CDS encoding InlB B-repeat-containing protein, yielding MQNKGKFLKAAALAIAALCVTGNAANHDQSYYATTDNGYTNYSYTCTDSAEIEAYLVGSGGGGQGGHHWHPFGKDYKGTGSSGGGGSATYAKFNVKGNSAISISVGGLGTGGAYNSSNGSNFAAGYAGNSGKETKITVDGITITANGGKGGGADNRNDLENCGGAGGTTSDNPNTSRITKANWQSVEGGRGAKGRKDHDHGKSSLGGNAGTLTEGSYSPGGLGGRKSDRQAATGGGGYGEFYNKGGKGSDGGHGVARIIVTYFWTVTLNVNGTGGSLTSSSQIKGIRDNSTITTLPGNPTRPGYTFGGWYKESGCSNQWIFSSDKVTANTTLYAKWTPETYTIKYEMYDGTYEDGNPNPASYTYESPTITLKSPTKIGYTFGGWFDNAEFSGSPVMEIPNKSIGSREYWAKWIPIPCKVTFNSQGGTTTPPPVTVNYYELLGKLAANPEKEDNVFFGWFKDVDGKYPWNFSTDRVVQDITLYAVYGGDRVGLSEIEYVYDNTEKTLGTVELLSGGTWVKLYEKVNFDAKYQNNVNAGTATATITGKDEYEYLGERELNFTIAKRKISINWYNTTLLWNGQQQAPTPISSDSRFLIDVKPETRQANIGSYNAEAVSPDTNIILTGNIAQYTVNPKVILVTWQNTTFTYNGEQQVPTAVSTDPAFPVKAAPYFESINVGTYYAEAILTTPNANITLTGNTTPYVIVKKDIKVEWENTGPFVYNKMVQAPTAKIKTGEEKYDTLSLLVYGGQAAVGVYDGLYKASVEIESQAIRNNFVLTNNTIAYEIVKKPLNVALTKKKYEEDPEDDEKEITDVVSVKRSGIDSVGSVFDILKTMIGYSGFATDTTTGETDNETNSFTSGEPKFEITPRENSQASRSVRDGNALTVHDYLQNGEYNVAVKVSDIIAQNYKPEDGQITLKVSDLIVTFTTDLREGQTAIAKPQKSDRKYGIILEKAVVSQSAKFIVKTPESAQVNLVVYDNTGNVVFESKSRNDKDILWNLTNNANRNVANGVYLIIAEAKSASGKTYKYSTKLGVRR